One part of the Microbacterium saperdae genome encodes these proteins:
- the tilS gene encoding tRNA lysidine(34) synthetase TilS, producing MPSLSPVIAEIRLAVRTALAEVPEGSTVIVGLSGGADSLALTAATVFEARSRGIQVRSLTVDHGLQEGSSLIASTAAVAAEGVGVDDALQTRVEVDRSSGSGVEAAARDARYIALAGIARAEGAAAVLLGHTLDDQAETVLLGLARGSGATSLQGMAPIREDEDGLRWIRPLLGVRRETTRAFCAASALEFWDDPHNLETRFARVRARETVLPVLEAELGPGIAEALARTAEQLREDAEAFDEMIHETIEDIVEHAEAGISVSVAALAANPAALRNRIIRLVVDSEFGVSLTRAQTLEVARLVTDWSGQGPIDLPGCSAVRRGGQVVFAARG from the coding sequence GTGCCGTCGCTCTCACCTGTCATCGCCGAGATCCGCCTCGCCGTGCGCACCGCGCTCGCCGAGGTCCCCGAAGGATCCACCGTCATCGTGGGCCTCTCCGGAGGGGCGGACTCGCTCGCGCTGACCGCGGCCACCGTCTTCGAGGCGAGGAGTCGTGGCATCCAGGTGCGGAGTCTGACCGTCGACCACGGACTGCAGGAAGGGTCGTCGCTCATCGCGAGCACCGCGGCGGTCGCGGCGGAGGGCGTCGGCGTCGACGATGCGTTGCAGACCCGCGTCGAGGTCGACCGGTCATCCGGTTCGGGGGTCGAGGCCGCCGCGCGCGACGCCCGATACATCGCACTCGCCGGCATCGCGCGTGCGGAAGGAGCAGCGGCCGTGCTGCTCGGCCACACCCTGGACGACCAGGCGGAGACCGTGCTCCTGGGCCTGGCCCGGGGCTCCGGCGCGACCAGCCTGCAGGGTATGGCGCCGATCCGCGAGGACGAGGACGGACTCCGGTGGATCCGCCCGCTGCTCGGGGTGCGTCGCGAGACGACCCGGGCGTTCTGCGCGGCATCCGCTCTCGAGTTCTGGGACGACCCCCACAATCTCGAGACGCGTTTCGCCCGCGTGCGTGCGCGCGAGACCGTGCTGCCGGTGCTGGAAGCCGAGCTCGGCCCCGGTATCGCCGAGGCCCTCGCACGCACGGCCGAGCAGCTGCGGGAGGACGCGGAGGCGTTCGACGAGATGATCCACGAGACGATCGAGGACATCGTCGAGCACGCCGAAGCCGGCATCTCGGTCAGCGTGGCAGCGCTCGCCGCGAACCCGGCAGCGCTGCGGAACCGCATCATCCGTCTCGTGGTCGACAGCGAGTTCGGCGTGAGTCTCACCCGCGCGCAGACCCTGGAGGTGGCGCGTCTCGTGACGGACTGGTCCGGTCAGGGGCCGATCGACCTGCCGGGATGCTCCGCCGTGCGCCGAGGCGGACAGGTCGTGTTCGCCGCGCGCGGCTGA
- the ftsH gene encoding ATP-dependent zinc metalloprotease FtsH, with product MDVKKITRNPLIYVALIGLLLFGGFLLISNLGAPKQITTQEGLKLLAGTTVTEVVTTDGDQRVDMTLSKAFEGSENVQFYYVDARADEVVTAINDADPKDGFNDAVPRATWFDGFISLLLPLVLLGLLFWWLLSSMQGGGGKVMQFGKSKAKLVNKETPTVTFADVAGADEAIEELHEIKEFLQDPAKFQAIGARIPKGVLLYGPPGTGKTLLARAVAGEAGAPFYSISGSDFVEMFVGVGASRVRDLFNVAKENAPAIIFIDEIDAVGRHRGAGMGGGNDEREQTLNQMLVEMDGFDPNANVIVIAATNRPDILDPALLRPGRFDRQIGVDAPDLKGRQRILEVHSKGKPLAKSVDLEVVARKTPGFTGADLANVLNEAALLTARSNAQLVDNRALDEAIDRVIAGPQRRTRVMKDKEKLITAYHEGGHALAAAAMNYTDPVTKITILPRGKALGYTMVLPLDDKYSITRNELQDQLTYAMGGRVAEEIIFHDPTTGASNDIEKATSIARKMVIEYGMTTQVGPVKLGTEGGDMFVARDMGRGREYSEKVAERVDAEVRALIEQAHNEAYTVISENRDILDRLALALLEEETLDHNQIAEIFTEIKKLPERPLWLSSEARPVSERPPIEVPKKDVSLAASVEAPAAAARTQTGSAGAGQARPATA from the coding sequence ATGGATGTGAAGAAGATCACCAGGAACCCCCTGATCTACGTGGCGCTGATCGGTCTGCTGCTGTTCGGCGGCTTCCTGCTGATCTCGAACCTCGGTGCGCCCAAGCAGATCACCACGCAAGAGGGTCTGAAACTGCTCGCCGGCACCACGGTCACCGAGGTCGTCACCACCGACGGCGACCAGCGCGTCGACATGACGTTGTCGAAGGCGTTCGAAGGCTCCGAGAACGTGCAGTTCTACTACGTCGATGCCCGGGCCGACGAGGTCGTCACGGCGATCAACGACGCCGATCCCAAGGACGGCTTCAACGACGCGGTCCCGCGCGCCACCTGGTTCGACGGCTTCATCTCCCTGCTCCTCCCGCTCGTGCTGCTCGGTCTGCTGTTCTGGTGGCTGCTGTCGTCGATGCAGGGTGGCGGCGGCAAGGTCATGCAGTTCGGCAAGTCGAAGGCGAAGCTCGTCAACAAGGAGACGCCCACCGTCACCTTCGCCGACGTGGCCGGCGCCGACGAGGCCATCGAGGAGCTCCATGAGATCAAGGAGTTCCTGCAGGATCCCGCGAAGTTCCAGGCGATCGGCGCCCGCATCCCGAAGGGCGTGCTGCTGTACGGCCCTCCCGGAACCGGTAAGACCCTTCTGGCCCGCGCCGTCGCCGGCGAGGCCGGGGCCCCGTTCTACTCGATCTCCGGATCGGACTTCGTCGAGATGTTCGTCGGTGTCGGTGCCTCGCGTGTGCGCGACCTGTTCAACGTGGCCAAGGAGAACGCACCCGCGATCATCTTCATCGACGAGATCGATGCCGTCGGTCGTCACCGTGGAGCCGGCATGGGCGGCGGAAACGACGAGCGCGAGCAGACCCTGAACCAGATGCTCGTCGAGATGGACGGCTTCGACCCGAACGCGAACGTCATCGTGATCGCGGCGACGAACCGTCCCGACATCCTCGACCCCGCACTGCTGCGCCCCGGACGTTTCGACCGTCAGATCGGCGTCGACGCCCCGGACCTCAAGGGGCGCCAGCGCATCCTCGAGGTGCACAGCAAGGGCAAGCCGCTCGCGAAGAGCGTCGACCTCGAGGTCGTCGCCCGCAAGACTCCCGGATTCACGGGTGCGGATCTGGCGAACGTGCTGAACGAGGCCGCGCTGCTGACCGCGCGTTCGAACGCGCAGCTGGTCGACAACCGTGCGCTGGACGAGGCCATCGACCGCGTCATCGCGGGCCCGCAGCGTCGCACGCGCGTGATGAAGGACAAGGAGAAGCTCATCACCGCGTACCACGAGGGCGGACACGCTCTGGCGGCGGCGGCGATGAACTACACCGACCCCGTGACCAAGATCACGATCCTGCCGCGCGGCAAGGCGCTCGGGTACACGATGGTGCTGCCGCTGGACGACAAGTACTCCATCACCCGCAACGAGCTGCAGGACCAGCTGACGTACGCCATGGGCGGCCGCGTCGCGGAGGAGATCATCTTCCACGACCCCACCACCGGCGCCTCGAACGACATCGAGAAGGCGACGTCGATCGCTCGCAAGATGGTGATCGAGTACGGCATGACCACGCAGGTCGGTCCGGTCAAGCTCGGAACCGAAGGCGGCGACATGTTCGTCGCCCGCGACATGGGTCGTGGCCGCGAATACTCCGAGAAGGTCGCCGAGCGCGTCGATGCCGAGGTGCGCGCGCTCATCGAGCAGGCTCACAACGAGGCCTACACGGTGATCAGCGAGAACCGTGACATCCTCGACCGCCTCGCTCTGGCGCTGCTGGAGGAGGAGACTCTCGACCACAACCAGATCGCGGAGATCTTCACCGAGATCAAGAAGCTCCCCGAGCGTCCGCTGTGGCTGTCGAGCGAGGCGCGTCCTGTCTCGGAGCGTCCTCCGATCGAGGTGCCGAAGAAGGATGTCTCTCTCGCTGCTTCCGTCGAGGCGCCGGCTGCGGCCGCGCGCACGCAGACGGGATCGGCGGGTGCCGGTCAGGCGCGACCAGCGACGGCGTGA
- a CDS encoding TMEM175 family protein, with amino-acid sequence MAHHTGTRPFRSERFKAFVDAVVAIAMTLLILPLMESVSDAASGDIGTAEFLSEHSGQLLSFGLSFLLIATFWMGHHRQYRDVEFVTGPLLWINVAWMATIVWLPVPTAMIGQMDSDPLQAVVYIGTLIMTQVTTLAGWLYLSRHPELTTAAADTIRAGVIGDVAAILLFSAALTIAVAASPNGYSGLFLLLLSDPMSRLLNRLLRKRTPEPTPPASPTGT; translated from the coding sequence GTGGCACATCACACGGGCACACGACCGTTCCGGAGCGAGCGTTTCAAGGCATTCGTCGACGCCGTCGTGGCGATCGCGATGACGCTGCTCATCCTGCCGCTCATGGAGTCGGTGTCCGACGCCGCGTCGGGCGACATCGGAACGGCCGAGTTCCTCTCCGAGCACTCCGGGCAGCTGCTGAGCTTCGGTCTGAGCTTCCTCCTCATCGCGACGTTCTGGATGGGGCACCATCGGCAGTATCGCGACGTCGAGTTCGTCACCGGTCCGCTGCTGTGGATCAACGTCGCGTGGATGGCGACCATCGTGTGGCTGCCGGTGCCCACGGCCATGATCGGCCAGATGGATTCGGATCCGCTGCAGGCTGTGGTCTACATCGGCACGCTCATCATGACCCAGGTCACGACGCTCGCCGGATGGCTGTACCTGTCACGTCATCCCGAGCTCACCACCGCAGCGGCCGATACGATCCGCGCCGGCGTGATCGGCGACGTCGCGGCGATCCTGCTGTTCTCGGCCGCGCTCACGATCGCTGTCGCGGCATCCCCGAACGGATACTCGGGGCTGTTCCTGCTGCTGCTGAGCGACCCGATGAGCCGCCTGCTGAATCGTCTCCTCCGGAAGCGCACGCCGGAACCGACCCCACCGGCCTCCCCGACCGGGACGTGA
- the folB gene encoding dihydroneopterin aldolase, with protein MDSLDQIALTGLTVFGRHGVYDHERENGQEFTIDLQLSLSLEQAAATDDVSDTVHYGELAEKVAAVVAGEPVNLIETLASRIADVALDDQRVQFVTVTVHKPHAPIPLTFADVAVSVHRGRKPAGLEDITA; from the coding sequence ATGGACTCCCTCGACCAGATCGCACTGACCGGCCTCACCGTGTTCGGCCGACACGGTGTCTACGACCACGAGCGCGAGAACGGGCAGGAGTTCACGATCGACCTGCAGCTGTCGTTGTCGCTGGAGCAGGCCGCCGCGACGGATGACGTGAGCGACACCGTGCACTACGGAGAGCTGGCCGAGAAGGTGGCAGCCGTCGTCGCCGGGGAGCCGGTGAACCTGATCGAGACGCTCGCCTCGCGGATCGCCGATGTCGCGCTGGACGACCAGAGGGTGCAGTTCGTGACGGTCACCGTGCACAAGCCGCACGCCCCCATCCCCCTCACCTTCGCCGATGTCGCGGTCTCCGTGCACCGAGGGCGCAAGCCCGCCGGCCTGGAGGACATCACCGCATGA
- the folE gene encoding GTP cyclohydrolase I has protein sequence MAVDRGRVERLTRELLEAIGEDPDRPGLKQTPSRMAELYSEFFSGVGEDAAEPLARTISVTRGPAPDTLPSGAVLLRDIRFRSVCEHHLLPFAGRAHLAYLPGEQVVGLGALVRVVEILASRPQVQERLGEQIADTIAEHLDTRGVLVVLDASHGCVTMRGGRQPEASTLTIAARGDYTDPIARAELIALIGASTAAAAHARQPE, from the coding sequence GTGGCCGTCGACAGAGGTCGCGTCGAACGGCTCACCCGCGAACTGCTGGAGGCGATCGGTGAAGACCCCGATCGTCCCGGGCTGAAGCAGACGCCGTCGCGCATGGCGGAGCTCTACTCGGAGTTCTTCTCCGGCGTCGGAGAGGATGCCGCGGAGCCGCTCGCGCGCACGATCAGCGTGACGCGGGGTCCCGCTCCTGACACGCTGCCCTCCGGGGCGGTGCTGCTGCGTGACATCCGGTTCCGCTCGGTGTGCGAGCACCACCTGCTTCCGTTCGCCGGCCGCGCGCACCTCGCCTATCTTCCGGGTGAACAGGTCGTCGGCCTGGGGGCGCTCGTCCGCGTCGTCGAGATCCTCGCCTCGCGGCCGCAGGTGCAGGAGCGGCTCGGCGAGCAGATCGCCGACACCATCGCGGAGCACCTCGACACCCGGGGGGTCCTGGTCGTGCTGGATGCCAGCCACGGATGTGTCACGATGCGCGGCGGACGCCAGCCCGAAGCTTCCACCCTCACCATCGCGGCCCGAGGCGATTACACCGATCCGATCGCGCGCGCCGAGCTCATCGCCCTGATCGGAGCCTCGACGGCAGCTGCCGCGCACGCGAGGCAGCCCGAATGA
- the hpt gene encoding hypoxanthine phosphoribosyltransferase — MRAAEIQDDLAQILVTEEEILAKLDELATQVAADYAGKDLILVGVLKGAVMVMADFARALPFHAPMDWMAVSSYGASTKSSGVVQIRKDLDTDLNGKHVLIVEDIIDSGLTLSWLLENFESRGAESIEVLALLRKPEAAKVVIDCRYVGFDIPTDFVVGYGLDYDERYRNLRDVAVLAPHVYS, encoded by the coding sequence ATGCGCGCCGCGGAGATCCAGGATGACCTTGCACAGATCCTCGTCACAGAGGAGGAGATCCTCGCCAAGCTCGATGAACTGGCGACGCAGGTCGCCGCGGACTACGCCGGGAAGGACCTGATCCTCGTCGGCGTGCTCAAGGGCGCGGTCATGGTGATGGCCGACTTCGCTCGCGCGCTCCCCTTCCATGCGCCGATGGACTGGATGGCCGTGTCGAGCTACGGTGCCAGCACCAAGTCGAGCGGCGTGGTGCAGATCCGCAAGGACCTCGACACCGACCTCAACGGCAAGCACGTGCTGATCGTCGAGGACATCATCGATTCCGGCCTCACGCTCAGCTGGCTGCTGGAGAACTTCGAGTCGCGGGGCGCCGAGTCGATCGAGGTGCTCGCCCTGCTGCGCAAGCCCGAGGCCGCGAAGGTCGTGATCGACTGCCGGTACGTCGGCTTCGACATCCCCACGGACTTCGTCGTCGGGTACGGCCTCGACTACGACGAGCGCTACCGCAACCTGCGCGACGTGGCGGTGCTCGCACCGCACGTCTACAGCTGA
- a CDS encoding DUF937 domain-containing protein produces MALDDILTQVPIDDIAAKLGVSPDVAKAAVEQGGAVLLGGLAKNAETDEGSSAIQAALKKHEGTTRVATVDDIDEADGGKIVSHILGANQKEVTQQLTESKATAGIDFGKLLPILAPIVMGLIANANKGKAEKADAGAEGSGGIGDLIGGLLGGGGNSGSSGGGIGDVLGGLLGGGGNSSSGGGIDLGGLLGGLLGGKK; encoded by the coding sequence ATGGCCCTTGACGACATCCTCACGCAGGTGCCGATCGACGACATCGCCGCGAAGCTCGGCGTCTCCCCCGACGTCGCCAAGGCCGCGGTCGAACAGGGCGGAGCCGTGCTGCTGGGCGGACTGGCCAAGAACGCAGAGACCGACGAGGGTTCCTCCGCGATCCAGGCGGCCCTGAAGAAGCACGAGGGGACCACGCGCGTCGCCACCGTCGACGACATCGATGAGGCCGATGGCGGCAAGATCGTCAGCCACATCCTCGGAGCGAACCAGAAGGAGGTCACCCAGCAGCTCACCGAGTCGAAGGCGACCGCCGGTATCGACTTCGGCAAGCTTCTCCCGATCCTCGCGCCCATCGTCATGGGCCTGATCGCGAACGCCAACAAGGGCAAGGCGGAGAAGGCGGATGCCGGAGCCGAGGGCTCGGGCGGGATCGGCGACCTCATCGGCGGTCTGCTGGGCGGAGGCGGCAACAGCGGCTCCAGCGGCGGCGGCATCGGCGACGTGCTCGGCGGGCTGCTCGGCGGAGGCGGCAACAGCAGCTCCGGCGGAGGCATCGACCTCGGCGGACTGCTCGGCGGCCTCCTGGGCGGCAAGAAGTAG
- a CDS encoding inorganic diphosphatase, which produces MGAHDAVIEIPRGSRVKYEVDHETGRVHLDRVLYTTFGYPADYGYFDNTLGEDGDPLDVLVLLDHAIYPGVVVEVRPVAVLKMSDEAGGDDKLVAVLSKDPRWAHIQDIEDIAEFTKKEISHFFEHYKDLEPNKWVKVDEWGNAAEAQRILDEAIVRFGEQGH; this is translated from the coding sequence ATGGGCGCACACGACGCCGTCATCGAGATCCCGCGCGGCAGCCGCGTGAAGTACGAGGTCGACCACGAGACCGGGCGAGTGCACCTCGACCGCGTGCTCTACACGACCTTCGGATACCCGGCCGACTACGGCTACTTCGACAACACCCTGGGCGAAGACGGCGACCCGCTCGACGTGCTCGTGCTGCTCGACCACGCCATCTACCCGGGCGTCGTCGTCGAGGTCCGCCCCGTCGCGGTCCTGAAGATGAGCGACGAAGCCGGTGGAGACGACAAGCTCGTCGCCGTGCTCTCGAAGGACCCGCGCTGGGCGCACATCCAGGACATCGAGGACATCGCCGAGTTCACGAAGAAGGAGATCTCGCACTTCTTCGAGCACTACAAGGACCTCGAGCCCAACAAGTGGGTCAAGGTCGACGAGTGGGGGAACGCCGCCGAAGCGCAGCGCATCCTCGACGAGGCCATCGTCCGTTTCGGCGAGCAGGGCCACTGA
- the folP gene encoding dihydropteroate synthase: protein MTGIWGIVNVTPDSFSDGGRYFDVGRAVAQGLQLRADGATVLDIGGESTRPGAERVGAAVEQQRVLPVIEQLVAAGAPVSIDTINASTAAAAVRAGARIVNDVSGGLADPDMRVAVAESGADYAIGHWRGFSDDMYAQAEYRRAAREVAGELQERIGEAAASGIAPSRLIVDPGIGFAKAGEQNWDVLRGLDEIVALGPRVLIGTSRKRFLAETLRQSAGDASADAAVSEARRDLATAVTSALAARAGVWAVRVHDVAATRDALAITHAWDGR, encoded by the coding sequence ATGACCGGGATCTGGGGCATCGTCAACGTCACCCCGGACTCCTTCAGCGACGGCGGGCGGTACTTCGACGTCGGTCGCGCGGTCGCACAGGGGCTGCAGCTGCGCGCCGACGGTGCCACCGTGCTCGACATCGGCGGGGAGTCGACGCGTCCCGGTGCGGAACGCGTCGGCGCGGCCGTCGAGCAGCAGCGCGTGCTCCCCGTGATCGAGCAGCTCGTCGCGGCCGGTGCGCCGGTCAGCATCGACACGATCAACGCTTCGACCGCCGCCGCGGCAGTGCGGGCGGGAGCGAGGATCGTGAACGACGTGTCGGGCGGGCTCGCCGATCCCGACATGCGCGTCGCCGTCGCCGAGTCGGGCGCCGACTACGCGATCGGGCATTGGCGCGGTTTCTCCGATGACATGTACGCGCAGGCGGAGTACCGCCGCGCGGCCAGGGAGGTCGCGGGGGAGCTGCAGGAGCGCATCGGCGAGGCCGCGGCGTCCGGAATCGCGCCGTCACGGCTCATCGTCGATCCGGGCATCGGCTTCGCGAAGGCGGGCGAGCAGAACTGGGATGTGCTGCGCGGGCTCGACGAGATCGTCGCGCTCGGACCGCGCGTGCTGATCGGCACCTCGCGCAAGCGCTTCCTCGCGGAGACCCTGCGTCAGTCGGCGGGCGATGCATCCGCTGACGCCGCGGTGTCGGAGGCGCGACGCGACCTCGCGACGGCGGTCACCAGTGCGCTGGCTGCTCGCGCCGGCGTCTGGGCCGTGCGGGTGCACGATGTCGCCGCCACTCGCGACGCCCTCGCGATCACGCACGCCTGGGACGGTCGCTGA